In Natronomonas halophila, one DNA window encodes the following:
- a CDS encoding haloalkane dehalogenase, producing the protein MTYISTPESAFEDVPNYEYPHDKVPVTDDGAEMAYVDVEQRGSGHAGDETFLLMHGEPTWGFLYRKLIPTLSEHGRVIVPDFLGLGRSDKYTDPDDYGFDLHYECFETLLFDELDLEDVTLVCQDWGGLIGLALAGHHPERFARLVAMNTGIPDGTQEMSDAWHEFADFVENVDELPIGMLIQNATGTELPEEVVAAYEAPFPTEESKACARSLPFDIPHSPDDEGADTMREAKERLSEWQKPAFVLFSDSDPITRNARDPLRELIPTAKEQPDTWIEGAMHFLQEDSGEEIAEEVVEFVQRT; encoded by the coding sequence GTGACTTACATTAGCACGCCCGAATCGGCCTTCGAGGACGTCCCGAACTACGAGTATCCCCACGACAAGGTACCCGTCACCGACGACGGCGCGGAGATGGCCTACGTCGACGTCGAGCAACGTGGCAGCGGCCACGCAGGCGATGAAACGTTCCTCCTCATGCACGGCGAACCGACGTGGGGCTTCCTCTACCGCAAACTCATCCCGACGCTCTCGGAACACGGTCGCGTCATCGTCCCGGATTTCCTCGGTCTTGGCCGCTCCGACAAGTACACCGACCCCGACGACTACGGGTTCGACCTCCACTACGAGTGCTTCGAGACGCTGCTGTTCGACGAACTGGACCTCGAAGACGTCACCCTCGTCTGTCAGGACTGGGGCGGCCTCATCGGGTTGGCGCTTGCGGGCCACCACCCTGAGCGATTCGCCCGCCTCGTGGCGATGAACACCGGCATCCCCGACGGGACACAGGAGATGTCCGACGCCTGGCACGAGTTCGCGGATTTCGTCGAGAACGTCGACGAGTTGCCCATCGGCATGCTCATCCAGAACGCGACCGGGACCGAACTCCCCGAGGAGGTCGTCGCGGCCTACGAGGCGCCGTTCCCGACCGAGGAATCGAAGGCGTGTGCCCGGTCGCTGCCCTTCGATATTCCCCACTCGCCGGACGACGAGGGCGCCGACACCATGCGCGAGGCCAAGGAACGCCTCAGCGAGTGGCAAAAGCCCGCCTTCGTCCTCTTCTCGGATTCGGACCCCATCACGCGGAACGCCCGGGACCCGCTCCGGGAACTGATTCCGACCGCGAAGGAACAGCCCGATACGTGGATCGAGGGTGCGATGCACTTCCTGCAGGAGGATTCGGGTGAGGAAATCGCCGAGGAAGTCGTCGAGTTCGTTCAGCGGACCTGA
- a CDS encoding DUF7351 domain-containing protein gives MSEQAGSPLEDLTAGGPAIDAFELLANETRLAILVTLWESYRPFAEDTTLQFSELRERVGTADSGQFNYHLDRLTDHFVDATDDGYRLSDAGLTVVRSVIAGTGIEERTLEPTTVDMDCKLCGSPAEIAYEDGWVYVFCTECDGLWTDRSDDERGQLARFSLHPAALADRTPEEIYAAAWLTTYQKLHSMIEGVCPTCSGPIERSVVVCEDHEDDGICGNCGRNGRGAARLSCAVCKEWVQSTLGSIAKYHPAVVGFCYRHGLELQYGVESLAQIERRLDEATSKVDLVSETPPRVDVTTEMDGDEIRVRLAEDLTVLEVSERTA, from the coding sequence ATGTCCGAGCAGGCGGGATCTCCGCTGGAAGACCTCACAGCGGGTGGCCCGGCTATCGACGCCTTCGAACTACTGGCCAACGAGACCCGACTCGCCATTCTGGTTACGCTCTGGGAGAGCTATCGGCCTTTCGCGGAGGATACCACGCTCCAGTTCTCCGAGTTGCGCGAACGCGTCGGGACGGCCGACAGCGGCCAGTTCAACTACCACCTCGACCGCCTCACCGACCACTTCGTCGACGCGACCGATGACGGATACCGACTCAGCGACGCCGGACTCACCGTCGTCCGGTCGGTTATCGCCGGCACGGGAATCGAGGAGCGGACTCTCGAACCGACGACGGTCGATATGGACTGTAAACTCTGTGGTAGTCCCGCCGAAATCGCCTACGAGGACGGGTGGGTCTACGTGTTCTGCACCGAGTGTGATGGCCTCTGGACGGACCGCAGCGACGACGAACGCGGCCAACTCGCGCGCTTTTCGCTGCACCCGGCGGCGCTGGCCGACCGCACGCCCGAGGAGATTTACGCCGCGGCGTGGCTGACGACCTACCAGAAACTCCACAGCATGATCGAGGGGGTCTGTCCGACGTGTTCCGGGCCCATCGAGCGGTCGGTCGTCGTCTGTGAGGACCACGAGGACGACGGCATCTGTGGGAACTGCGGTCGGAACGGTCGGGGGGCCGCGCGGCTATCCTGTGCGGTCTGCAAGGAGTGGGTCCAGTCGACGCTCGGGAGCATCGCGAAGTACCATCCCGCTGTGGTCGGGTTCTGCTACCGACACGGCCTCGAACTGCAGTACGGCGTCGAGAGCCTAGCACAAATCGAGCGCCGGTTGGACGAGGCCACTTCGAAGGTGGACCTAGTCTCGGAGACCCCGCCGCGTGTCGACGTGACGACCGAGATGGACGGTGACGAAATCCGCGTGCGACTCGCCGAGGACCTGACCGTACTGGAGGTCAGCGAACGAACGGCCTGA
- a CDS encoding 3-keto-5-aminohexanoate cleavage protein, translated as MAIEQESVKGNDPDKAIISAALTGALTTRDQCEHIPYTPEEIAEDAAEARENGAAVAHIHARTDNGSPTFDEEVYQEIYDEIRDRTDILINFSTGALHEPVDTRLQYVEGVQPDIAALNMGSMNYAKYSESRDDFVFDMVFENPFNEIEQFLEAMNESGVKPELECFDTGHIGNIRPFLESGTLEHPIHFSLIMGVLGGIPPSVENLAHQVRQLPDDANWQVIGISEDQWQLVAAALSMGGNVRVGLEDNFYLPNGEMATNPELVGKAAEMARNVGREPATPEEAAEIMEIDAPHF; from the coding sequence ATGGCAATCGAACAAGAATCCGTCAAAGGCAACGACCCCGACAAAGCGATTATTAGCGCGGCGCTGACCGGCGCGCTCACCACGCGCGACCAGTGTGAGCACATTCCCTACACACCGGAAGAAATCGCCGAAGACGCCGCCGAAGCCCGCGAGAACGGCGCCGCCGTCGCGCACATCCACGCCCGGACCGACAACGGCTCGCCGACCTTCGATGAGGAGGTGTATCAGGAGATTTACGACGAGATTCGCGACCGCACGGACATCCTCATCAACTTCTCGACGGGCGCGCTCCACGAACCCGTCGACACCCGCCTCCAGTACGTCGAGGGTGTCCAGCCCGACATCGCCGCCCTGAACATGGGGTCGATGAACTACGCGAAGTACAGCGAATCGCGCGACGACTTCGTCTTCGATATGGTCTTCGAGAACCCGTTCAACGAAATCGAGCAGTTCCTCGAAGCGATGAACGAATCGGGCGTCAAGCCGGAACTGGAGTGTTTCGACACGGGGCATATCGGGAACATCCGCCCGTTCCTCGAATCCGGCACCCTCGAACACCCGATTCATTTCTCCCTTATCATGGGCGTTCTGGGCGGCATCCCCCCGAGCGTCGAGAACCTCGCTCATCAGGTCCGCCAACTGCCCGACGACGCCAACTGGCAGGTCATCGGCATCTCCGAGGACCAGTGGCAACTCGTCGCCGCCGCCCTCTCGATGGGCGGCAACGTCCGCGTCGGCCTCGAAGACAACTTCTACCTGCCGAACGGTGAGATGGCGACCAATCCCGAACTCGTCGGCAAGGCTGCCGAGATGGCTCGCAACGTCGGCCGCGAACCCGCGACGCCCGAGGAGGCCGCCGAAATCATGGAAATCGACGCTCCCCACTTCTGA
- a CDS encoding enoyl-CoA hydratase/isomerase family protein: MVTSEDLSNDDLDVEVADDDLVVRATIDRPEDRNALNGNVIDGLSAVLDFADDGPARVVVIRGAEGTFCAGGDIKSMASAVGQGSQAYREGFAGMKQLIEKAVDTAALTVAAVEGYCLAGGMGLAAACDVIVASEEATFGTPEVDIGIFPAQALVPIMRTVNEKQALKYLFTGEHFDAGTAHDIGFTTDLVAPEEFDDELDSLVDDLATPSSFMIEIGKESFYNQREMGFSESLDYMREMVTMLAMSDDAEEGFNSFLTGEEPDWKGRPDEDGEDDADATDDE; this comes from the coding sequence ATGGTCACGAGCGAGGACCTTTCCAACGACGACCTCGACGTCGAGGTAGCCGACGACGACCTCGTCGTCCGGGCGACTATCGACCGCCCGGAGGACCGCAACGCCCTGAACGGAAACGTCATCGACGGGTTGTCGGCAGTGCTCGATTTCGCCGACGACGGCCCGGCCCGCGTCGTCGTCATCCGCGGCGCCGAGGGCACCTTCTGTGCCGGCGGCGACATCAAGTCGATGGCAAGCGCCGTCGGTCAGGGCTCGCAGGCCTACCGCGAGGGATTTGCGGGCATGAAACAACTCATCGAGAAGGCCGTCGACACGGCCGCGCTCACCGTCGCCGCCGTCGAAGGCTACTGTCTGGCCGGCGGGATGGGACTGGCCGCCGCCTGCGACGTCATCGTCGCCAGCGAGGAGGCCACCTTCGGCACGCCCGAGGTCGACATCGGCATCTTCCCCGCACAGGCGCTCGTGCCGATCATGCGCACAGTCAACGAAAAACAGGCTCTCAAATACCTCTTTACCGGCGAACATTTCGACGCCGGGACTGCCCACGATATCGGCTTTACCACCGACCTCGTGGCCCCCGAGGAATTCGACGACGAACTCGATTCGCTCGTCGACGACCTCGCCACGCCGTCGTCATTTATGATCGAAATCGGCAAGGAGTCCTTCTACAACCAGCGCGAGATGGGCTTTTCCGAGTCGCTGGATTACATGCGCGAGATGGTCACGATGCTGGCGATGAGCGACGACGCCGAGGAGGGGTTCAACTCCTTCCTCACCGGCGAGGAACCCGACTGGAAGGGCCGCCCCGACGAGGACGGCGAGGACGACGCCGACGCCACCGACGACGAATAG
- a CDS encoding acyl-CoA dehydrogenase family protein yields the protein MATDPIDYGELDEGRNCNYWALDPTLQFEAQRVYPDDEFEWAEDLLSEFGEALGHRMADTADRIDKAGHELKSFDKYGERLNEVEYHPLIHEQEEIAYEEFGITHDAFHAPPGRDEPVGLSHALMMQALLSYVDMGFCCPVSMTNGAAIVLDKFDDGTLDDYFEGLTARDLEEHIEGAMFLTEEQGGSDVGANEVRAERTDEDSETAETSRRGGGVAADRVYELYGEKWFCSNIDAEGALALARTPDAPEGVEGLSLFLVPRTKPNGEVNESHFRRLKDKLGTTSVPTGEIQFEGAEAYLVGEEQEGFKYMAEMMNFERLTNATGSVGVMGRALLEAKVRAAQREAFGDTIDEYPLMRRDLVDMAVDYEAAAVFSFEGARLLDERERTDAGPGDDVYQLMRLFIPVAKYKTARMSVETTSYAMEILGGNGYVREHTTERLLRDAQVLPIWEGPSNILALDTLRALNREDAHEALLPYVQAKLDAVEHPHLDELADDVEERFLELQNALATLATEDGDYAQYHGKRFADLIFDVVTAALLLEEAQTQIDEDGDARKALVAERFVSTRFGDDEAYGVTSGERFAMEDDAFAAIVKYASVEPEALVDAAPADD from the coding sequence ATGGCAACTGACCCCATCGACTACGGGGAACTGGACGAGGGTCGAAACTGCAACTACTGGGCGCTGGACCCGACGTTGCAGTTCGAGGCCCAGCGCGTCTACCCCGACGACGAGTTCGAATGGGCCGAGGACCTGCTGTCAGAGTTCGGCGAGGCGCTCGGCCATCGGATGGCCGATACCGCCGACCGCATCGACAAAGCGGGCCACGAACTGAAGTCCTTCGACAAGTACGGCGAGCGCCTGAACGAGGTCGAATACCACCCGCTCATCCACGAGCAGGAGGAAATCGCCTACGAGGAGTTCGGCATCACGCACGACGCCTTTCATGCGCCACCGGGCCGCGATGAGCCGGTCGGGCTCTCGCACGCGCTGATGATGCAGGCGCTTCTGTCCTACGTCGATATGGGCTTTTGCTGTCCCGTCTCGATGACGAACGGCGCCGCCATCGTCCTCGATAAGTTCGACGACGGCACACTCGATGACTATTTCGAGGGGCTGACCGCCCGCGACCTCGAGGAGCACATCGAGGGCGCGATGTTCCTCACCGAAGAGCAGGGTGGCTCCGACGTCGGCGCGAACGAGGTTCGCGCGGAGCGGACCGACGAGGACAGCGAGACGGCGGAGACGTCTCGGAGAGGAGGCGGCGTCGCCGCCGACCGCGTCTACGAACTCTACGGCGAGAAGTGGTTCTGCTCGAACATCGACGCCGAGGGCGCGCTCGCCCTCGCGCGCACGCCCGACGCTCCCGAGGGTGTCGAGGGCCTGTCGCTGTTTCTCGTGCCCCGAACCAAGCCGAACGGCGAGGTCAACGAATCGCACTTCCGCCGCCTGAAGGACAAACTCGGCACCACCTCCGTACCGACCGGCGAAATCCAGTTCGAGGGCGCCGAGGCCTACCTCGTCGGCGAGGAGCAGGAGGGCTTCAAATACATGGCCGAGATGATGAACTTCGAGCGGCTCACCAACGCGACGGGCTCTGTCGGCGTGATGGGCCGGGCCCTGCTGGAGGCCAAGGTCCGGGCCGCCCAGCGGGAGGCCTTCGGCGACACCATCGACGAGTACCCGCTGATGCGCCGGGACCTGGTAGACATGGCCGTCGACTACGAGGCCGCCGCCGTCTTCTCCTTCGAGGGCGCCCGCCTGCTGGACGAGCGCGAGCGAACCGACGCCGGCCCCGGTGACGACGTCTACCAGCTCATGCGCCTGTTCATCCCCGTCGCCAAGTACAAGACCGCGCGTATGTCCGTCGAGACGACGTCCTACGCGATGGAGATTCTCGGTGGCAACGGCTACGTCCGCGAGCATACGACCGAGCGCCTGCTTCGGGACGCACAGGTCCTGCCCATCTGGGAGGGACCGTCGAACATCCTCGCGCTCGACACCCTCCGGGCGCTGAACCGCGAGGACGCACACGAGGCCCTGCTGCCGTACGTGCAGGCGAAACTGGATGCCGTCGAACATCCCCACCTCGACGAACTGGCCGACGACGTCGAGGAGCGATTCCTCGAACTCCAGAACGCGCTGGCGACGTTGGCGACCGAGGACGGCGACTACGCGCAGTACCACGGCAAGCGCTTCGCCGACCTCATCTTCGACGTCGTGACCGCGGCGCTCCTGCTCGAGGAAGCCCAGACGCAAATCGACGAGGACGGCGATGCTCGGAAGGCCCTCGTCGCCGAACGGTTCGTCAGCACGCGATTCGGTGATGACGAGGCCTACGGCGTCACCTCCGGCGAGCGCTTTGCTATGGAGGACGACGCCTTCGCGGCCATCGTCAAATACGCGAGCGTCGAACCCGAGGCGCTGGTCGACGCGGCGCCGGCCGACGACTGA
- a CDS encoding DUF6989 domain-containing protein has protein sequence MAQGSSTTPSAVTRVRSSLTRRDVLVGGWMGLTVLAYYHNFLFVQSTALSYAYAISSYGVGVLFARYDATVKHLLVIGTIGGVLELLADYFLVEIAGTLAYPSGYPFVLRSPAYMPFAWAILIAFMGYVGLRLADEVGRTAAYLGPAVFAFVAESGYESLASRGGGWTYTDAPLGWVGHAPLFVLVAEAAMFASVYYWVRRDSVTGGIGIGMTVIASYAGVYYLFTLLAVIT, from the coding sequence ATGGCTCAGGGGTCGTCCACTACACCGTCGGCGGTCACGCGGGTCCGTTCTTCGCTCACGCGACGGGACGTCCTCGTCGGGGGCTGGATGGGTCTCACCGTCCTCGCCTACTATCACAACTTCCTCTTCGTCCAATCGACGGCGCTCTCCTACGCTTATGCGATTTCTTCCTACGGAGTCGGCGTGTTGTTCGCCCGGTACGATGCGACGGTGAAACACCTCCTCGTCATCGGCACGATTGGCGGCGTTCTGGAACTACTCGCTGACTACTTTCTGGTCGAAATTGCCGGGACGCTGGCGTATCCGTCGGGATATCCGTTCGTCTTGCGGTCTCCTGCCTACATGCCGTTCGCGTGGGCGATCCTCATCGCCTTCATGGGATACGTCGGGCTTCGCCTCGCTGACGAGGTGGGGCGAACGGCTGCGTATCTCGGGCCTGCGGTGTTCGCCTTTGTCGCCGAGAGCGGCTACGAATCGCTCGCCAGTCGAGGCGGTGGCTGGACGTATACTGATGCGCCACTTGGGTGGGTCGGACACGCACCCCTGTTCGTCCTGGTCGCAGAGGCAGCCATGTTCGCGTCGGTGTACTACTGGGTGCGGCGGGATTCGGTCACAGGCGGCATCGGGATCGGGATGACAGTCATCGCGAGTTACGCGGGCGTCTATTATCTGTTCACACTCCTCGCGGTAATCACCTAA
- a CDS encoding nuclear transport factor 2 family protein, whose protein sequence is MDAEATVRAYYDALRDGEPLHPFFARDASTVKFGIGERLTGYEEIEAGLRAQTQTTEGWAVDSDRLVVEERDEHAWFSDDVFMAWNSLEHGIRYEFETRWSGTLERRADDDRLETDWRFVGMHVSTEGGTR, encoded by the coding sequence ATGGACGCCGAGGCGACCGTGCGAGCGTACTACGACGCGCTCCGTGACGGCGAGCCGTTACATCCCTTCTTCGCCCGCGACGCATCGACCGTCAAGTTCGGTATCGGCGAGCGACTGACAGGCTACGAGGAAATCGAGGCCGGCCTCCGCGCACAGACGCAGACGACCGAGGGCTGGGCCGTCGACAGCGACCGACTCGTCGTCGAGGAACGCGACGAACACGCGTGGTTCTCCGACGACGTCTTCATGGCCTGGAACAGCCTCGAACACGGCATCCGCTACGAGTTCGAAACCCGCTGGAGCGGAACGCTCGAACGCCGCGCGGACGATGACCGACTGGAGACCGATTGGCGGTTCGTCGGGATGCACGTTTCTACCGAAGGGGGGACGCGATGA
- a CDS encoding thiolase C-terminal domain-containing protein, translating to MARAAVVGAGMTKFGVHDTPLQELFGRAALDAFDDAGITPDDVDAFYFGNAMGGQTENDTHLGPKLASHVGMAGIPVQRYEDACATSSNAFKNAVEAVEAGVHDVALVGGVERCTPETGKDTPEMTRIFASASHRQYEQPTGLTFPGVFALFTQRHMHEHGTTEEQLAHVAVKNHGNGSLNPNAHFGKQTTVEEALDAPKIADPFRLMDCCPFSDGASAVVIVSDDYADSFDAPVDVSGIGHATDVVPIGDKDQPHVTQAARDAAAQAYEQADTTADAMDFAEVHDCFTGAEILASEALGLVAEGEGGPAAAEGRTARDGDIPINPSGGLKAKGHPIGATGTAQIVELTEHLRGDAGERQLDGVEQGVAHNLGGDAATTVVTVMEARQ from the coding sequence ATGGCACGAGCCGCGGTCGTCGGCGCCGGCATGACGAAGTTCGGCGTCCACGACACACCGCTACAAGAACTGTTCGGGCGCGCCGCCCTCGACGCGTTCGACGACGCCGGAATCACCCCGGACGACGTCGATGCCTTCTACTTCGGCAACGCGATGGGCGGCCAGACCGAGAACGACACCCACCTCGGGCCGAAACTCGCCTCCCACGTCGGGATGGCGGGCATCCCGGTCCAGCGCTACGAGGACGCGTGTGCGACCTCCTCGAACGCCTTCAAGAACGCCGTCGAGGCCGTCGAAGCGGGCGTCCACGACGTCGCTTTGGTCGGCGGTGTCGAGCGGTGTACGCCCGAGACGGGCAAGGACACGCCGGAGATGACCCGCATCTTCGCCTCCGCCTCTCACCGGCAGTACGAACAGCCGACCGGCCTCACGTTCCCGGGCGTCTTCGCGCTGTTCACCCAGCGGCACATGCACGAACACGGGACGACCGAAGAGCAGTTGGCTCACGTCGCGGTCAAGAACCACGGCAACGGCAGTCTCAATCCGAACGCCCACTTCGGCAAGCAGACGACAGTCGAGGAGGCGCTGGATGCGCCGAAAATCGCCGACCCCTTCCGCTTGATGGACTGCTGTCCGTTCTCCGACGGCGCGAGCGCCGTCGTCATCGTCAGCGACGACTACGCCGACTCCTTCGATGCCCCCGTCGACGTCTCGGGCATCGGTCACGCGACGGACGTGGTCCCCATCGGCGACAAGGACCAACCGCACGTCACGCAGGCGGCCCGCGATGCGGCCGCACAGGCCTACGAACAGGCCGACACGACCGCCGACGCGATGGATTTCGCGGAGGTCCACGACTGCTTTACCGGCGCGGAAATCCTCGCCAGCGAGGCCCTCGGCCTCGTCGCGGAGGGTGAAGGTGGCCCCGCGGCCGCAGAGGGTCGCACCGCCCGCGACGGCGACATCCCTATCAACCCCTCCGGCGGCCTGAAGGCCAAGGGCCACCCCATCGGCGCGACCGGCACCGCTCAAATCGTCGAGTTGACCGAACACCTCCGCGGCGACGCGGGCGAGCGCCAACTCGACGGCGTCGAACAGGGCGTCGCGCACAACCTCGGCGGGGACGCCGCTACCACCGTTGTGACCGTCATGGAGGCCCGACAATGA
- a CDS encoding Zn-ribbon domain-containing OB-fold protein yields the protein MSDRLTHAEWSDAVEDGDLLGQECPDCGKVQGTPKAACPDCGSRGLETVELPSEGTVYTETTIHVPPAPIEERGYQVVVVQLGDARVMGRLTDGEVDIGDSVSVSGFVEDHEGYVAPTFAAE from the coding sequence ATGAGCGACCGACTCACCCACGCCGAATGGAGCGATGCGGTCGAAGACGGCGACCTGCTCGGCCAGGAGTGTCCCGACTGCGGAAAGGTTCAGGGCACGCCGAAGGCGGCCTGTCCCGACTGCGGGTCGAGAGGCCTCGAAACCGTCGAACTGCCGAGCGAGGGGACCGTCTACACCGAAACGACGATTCACGTCCCGCCGGCACCCATCGAGGAGCGCGGCTATCAGGTCGTCGTCGTCCAGTTGGGCGACGCCCGCGTGATGGGGCGGCTGACCGACGGCGAGGTCGATATCGGCGATTCCGTCTCCGTCTCGGGGTTCGTCGAGGACCACGAAGGCTACGTGGCGCCGACCTTCGCCGCGGAATAG
- a CDS encoding DUF7577 domain-containing protein — protein MEQFVWLVALAALLFGLHAAVVVYLYRRATDSTDAMDLLETHTQQDDRPSVEESAGRDDERIACPTCGTPNDPSYRFCRRCISDLSGGSAANAAANGADRLGN, from the coding sequence ATGGAACAGTTCGTCTGGCTCGTCGCGCTGGCGGCGCTGCTCTTCGGCCTCCATGCGGCGGTGGTCGTCTACCTCTACCGCAGGGCGACGGACTCGACCGACGCGATGGACCTGCTTGAGACCCACACCCAGCAGGATGACAGGCCCTCAGTCGAGGAGTCGGCGGGCCGAGACGACGAGCGCATCGCCTGTCCGACCTGCGGGACGCCGAACGACCCGAGCTATCGCTTCTGCCGCCGCTGTATCAGCGACCTCTCGGGAGGGTCAGCGGCCAATGCCGCCGCCAACGGGGCCGACCGCCTCGGCAACTGA
- a CDS encoding zinc-dependent metalloprotease — protein MNLFRAARAVADTEGDGPVDWTAVSTAAHAATDAGDLTLLEAERDGYADDVADARDGIREAAAIDFDLPHSVQIQNRHHWIDANIGTFERLLGPLESQASLAPSLTRTANTGSMAVTLGFLANNVLGQYDPLLLGDGDHELYFVHPNIEKVAESLDVDRDRFRRWIAFHEVSHAAEFGAAPWLGPHLEDKMEDAVSDLAAGNIDREALRELTVTMTAVEGYAELVMDRAFDREYEDLREKLDARRQNAGPISGLIRKLLGFDMKRKQYERGKEFFDAVADARGVAAAGIVWEDPDNLPTDEELDDPSLWLSRVA, from the coding sequence GTGAACCTCTTTCGCGCCGCCCGCGCCGTCGCCGACACCGAGGGCGACGGCCCAGTCGACTGGACCGCCGTCAGCACCGCGGCCCACGCGGCGACCGACGCCGGCGATCTGACCCTCTTGGAGGCCGAACGCGACGGCTACGCCGACGACGTGGCCGACGCCCGCGACGGCATTCGCGAGGCCGCCGCCATCGATTTCGACCTGCCCCACAGCGTCCAGATTCAGAACCGTCACCACTGGATCGACGCCAACATCGGCACCTTCGAGCGACTGCTCGGCCCGCTCGAATCCCAGGCGTCGCTGGCGCCGTCGCTGACCCGGACCGCCAACACCGGGTCGATGGCCGTCACGCTGGGCTTTCTCGCCAACAACGTCCTCGGACAGTACGACCCCCTCCTGCTCGGCGACGGCGACCACGAACTCTACTTCGTCCACCCGAACATCGAGAAAGTAGCTGAGAGCCTCGACGTCGACCGCGACCGCTTCCGGCGCTGGATCGCCTTCCACGAGGTCTCGCATGCCGCCGAGTTCGGCGCCGCCCCGTGGCTCGGCCCGCACCTCGAAGACAAGATGGAAGACGCCGTCTCGGACCTCGCCGCCGGTAATATCGACCGCGAGGCCCTCCGGGAACTCACCGTGACGATGACCGCCGTCGAGGGCTACGCGGAACTCGTCATGGACCGCGCCTTCGACCGCGAATACGAGGATTTGCGAGAGAAACTCGACGCCCGCCGGCAGAACGCCGGCCCGATTTCCGGTCTCATCCGGAAGCTGCTGGGCTTCGATATGAAGCGCAAGCAGTACGAACGCGGCAAGGAGTTCTTCGACGCCGTCGCCGACGCTCGGGGCGTCGCCGCGGCCGGCATCGTCTGGGAGGACCCCGACAACCTGCCGACCGACGAGGAACTCGACGACCCGTCGCTGTGGCTTTCGCGGGTCGCCTGA
- a CDS encoding 3-keto-5-aminohexanoate cleavage protein: MSYEAYQRGEPVIITAALTGGVHGKEASQHLPETPEEVAEAAEACEEAGASVVHLHARKENGERTFERERFQELTEAVRERTDLIVQHSTGGTGAPDDLRHEPLRTDPAPDMASLDMGPLNRYQHLTSENTRALVEALGEEMRERGIKPEVEVFNGGHLNEVHGLLDRRPDLLEEPYHTTLIFGGGTTAMPTPKNFLNLIEHLPEGATFNTLAFGPHQLPFTAMGIVFGGHVRVGLEDNRYFRQGELATNEQLVARAATLAETLERPVASPDEAREILGL; the protein is encoded by the coding sequence ATGAGTTACGAGGCCTACCAGCGCGGCGAGCCGGTCATCATCACGGCGGCGCTGACCGGCGGCGTCCACGGCAAGGAAGCGAGCCAACACCTTCCGGAGACGCCCGAGGAAGTCGCCGAGGCGGCCGAAGCCTGCGAGGAAGCCGGCGCCAGCGTCGTCCACCTGCACGCCCGGAAGGAAAACGGCGAACGGACCTTCGAACGCGAACGCTTTCAGGAACTGACCGAGGCCGTCCGCGAGCGAACCGACCTCATCGTCCAGCACTCGACGGGCGGCACCGGCGCGCCCGACGACCTTCGGCACGAACCCCTGCGGACGGACCCGGCGCCCGATATGGCGTCGCTGGACATGGGGCCGCTCAACCGGTACCAGCACCTCACGTCGGAGAACACGCGTGCGCTCGTGGAGGCCCTCGGCGAGGAGATGCGCGAACGGGGTATCAAACCAGAGGTGGAGGTGTTCAACGGCGGCCATCTCAACGAGGTCCACGGCCTGCTGGACCGGCGGCCGGACCTGCTGGAGGAGCCGTATCACACGACGCTCATCTTCGGCGGCGGAACGACGGCGATGCCGACCCCGAAAAACTTCTTGAACCTCATCGAGCATCTGCCGGAGGGCGCGACGTTCAACACGCTCGCGTTCGGCCCCCACCAGTTGCCATTCACGGCGATGGGTATCGTCTTCGGCGGCCACGTCCGGGTCGGCCTCGAAGACAACCGCTACTTCCGGCAGGGCGAACTCGCGACCAACGAGCAGTTAGTCGCACGGGCGGCGACGCTCGCGGAGACGCTGGAACGGCCCGTCGCCTCGCCCGACGAGGCGCGGGAGATACTCGGTTTATAA